In the Candidatus Poribacteria bacterium genome, TTTTGTGATCCCGACTAAAAGTAGGGAACCCCTTGCGCCTCTACATAAACCGAGTAGAGAGACTGGCTACCCATCATAAACAGGCGATTCCGTTTCACACCCCCGAAGCAGAGATTGGCGCAAATTTCAGGGAGATGGATCTGCCCGATGCGTGTCCCATCGGACGCATAGACATGTACACCATCGTAGCCATCGCCAGCCCATCCCGCACTTGCCCAGAGGTTTCCGTCAACATCACACCGAATTCCGTCAGCAATACCCGGTGCCGTATCACAAAAGACTTCTTGTTTGCCTAACCGCTCACCATCTATTACGTCGTAGACGAAAAGATGCCGTGGGGTATCCTCACTATGCGTAACCCCAGTATCAACGAGATAAAGTTTCTCATGGTCAGGTGAAAAGCAGATACCGTTCGGTTTTTCGAGTGCGTCGGTTACAACGGTCGCTTCACCTGTATCTGGATTGAGTCGATAAACGCAAGTCGGCAACCCAAACTCAGCGACATGCCCTTCATAGTTAAGCATAATACCGTAACCCGGATCCGTAAACCAGACATGTCCATCGGGATGGATCGCCACATCGTTCGGGGCGTTGAGCGGTTTACCCTCGAAACTATCCATCAGCACAGTAATCGTGCCATCATATTCTGTGCGTGTAACACGTCGCGCACCGTGTTCACAACTAACGAGCCGTCCTTGCCTGTCGCGTGTGTGTCCGTTGCTATAGTTCGACGGTTTGCGATAAGTGCTTACGTCCCCCGTAGATTCCTCCCATTTCAGAATCCGATTGTTCGGAATATCACTCCAAAGCAGATAGCCGCCATCACCGAACCAAGCAGGTCCCTCTGCCCAGCGCGACCCTGTCCACAATCGTTCAACAACAGAATTACCGATTGTATATTTTTTAAAACGAGGGTCTAATATCTCAATTGCCGGATCGGGATACCGGACAATCGCCCCGTCCCACTTTCTTTCTGATGGTGTGCTCATATATCCTCCAAATTACGCTGTAAAGCACAAAACGCTTTCAGTTTCTATAAATAGTATAGCACAAACCGAACAGTTGCATGCAGTAAAATCTTTGTGGCAATCGAAAGTGTCCTGTTTGTAGTCGTGCGATTCATCACAATAACCCTAAGAACGATATTAAGAACAGATGCATTCAATTTTCAGTCAGAAGAACTAAATGAACCTTGTCCATAGATAATTCCTCTTCACGATACTCCAGTCTAAGACTGGAGATTGTTCCAGTCTTACTTCTGGTGGTTTTTCGTTTCTCAGAGGTCGGTAACCCAACGCTCTCCACGAAGGGCTTCGGCAGCCCTATAAAGTATGTTTCGTGCCGCATTGTGATCTCGGTCTATAGCTTTATCACAGTTTGCACACCTAAATGTTCGTACAGCCAGAGAGAGTTGCTTTGGCGACTTTACACCACAAGAAGAACAGATTTGGGACGTGTTTCTCGGATTCACTTTATGGTAGTGCAAGCCGTCTCTTTCGGCTATGCTCGCACACCATTCAAAGAAGGTAGCCCAAGACGCATCACTGATGCTCTTGCTGAGGTGTTTATTTTTAATCATATTCGAGACTTGTAAGTCTTCGGATACTAATACATTGTTATTGTAGTGGTGAAACAACTTGTAGACTAATTTACCGATAAAATCTTTGCGTTTGTTCGTTATGTGTTCGTGGTGTCTGGCGAGTTTGTGTTTCTGTTTCTGCCAACGTTTACTGCCAAGTTGCTTACGCGACAAGTCTTTATTGTGTTTTTTCGTAAGGCCTTCGGCATTTCTATACCATTTTGGATTCGCAATGGGTTCGCCTTCGGAAGTCGTCAGATACTGAGTCGTCCCCATATCCACTGCTATAGCATCCGTCGGTTCAACTTTGGGGATATCCCCAATATCACAAGAAATATGAGCATACCAACCACTGGCTTTCTTGACGATGCTAACTTCTTTCGGATCGCCTATTAGAGGTCTTGACATGCGTATTTTAACTTCACCTAACTTCGGGATTTTTAACCTATCAAGGCGTGTGTCGGTTTCTATTATAGGATTCTCTCTAACTCTATTTTCATGTTTATCTTTTCGTTTACGCAAACTAAAAGTGAGCGAACGAATACGTCGTCTGTATCTTGGAAACCCAGGCTTGTTAAAACCTTGTTTCAATCGCCTTTGGAAGTTCGCAAATGCTTTGTCAACTCTACGTAAAGCATGATTCTGAAAATCTTGTGGGATTTCCTTAAAATCAGCGTGTCTGTTTCGGGCTTCGGTAAGGATTTTAGATTGTTCCTGATAAGAAACAAATCTGCCTTCTTCATAGGCACGAATACGATTCAAACGTGCGGAGTTATGGAGTTGACGCAAATGTTCCAGAACATAAAACAACCAAAACTCTTGTTCCTGAGTCGGATAAATCCTATATTTGTATGTAAGTAACATGTGATTTACCGCGTATCGCGTATTAACCCTCGCAAGATGGGTGGCAGACCCCTATCAGAGAGATAGGGCTTGCGTGTCTGCCAACGCGATGAAAGTATTATATCACATGCGATTTACAAAATCAAGCGTTTTTTGCAGTTTTTCCGCTCCACGCTAAAGCATGAAGATTCCAAAACTGAAGATTAATGTTGACAATTCACGTCATTCACGCTACCCTATTGACATGTCAACCAACACCCACAAAAAACCGATTCAACCCACCGGAAATTTTCGTGCGATTCCTGTCGCCGTGCCGGAAAATCTAACCAACATCCGAGTCATTCTCTTTGAACCGCGCGAACCCGGAAACATCGGTTCCGTTGCCAGAGTTGTAA is a window encoding:
- a CDS encoding SMP-30/gluconolactonase/LRE family protein; this translates as MSTPSERKWDGAIVRYPDPAIEILDPRFKKYTIGNSVVERLWTGSRWAEGPAWFGDGGYLLWSDIPNNRILKWEESTGDVSTYRKPSNYSNGHTRDRQGRLVSCEHGARRVTRTEYDGTITVLMDSFEGKPLNAPNDVAIHPDGHVWFTDPGYGIMLNYEGHVAEFGLPTCVYRLNPDTGEATVVTDALEKPNGICFSPDHEKLYLVDTGVTHSEDTPRHLFVYDVIDGERLGKQEVFCDTAPGIADGIRCDVDGNLWASAGWAGDGYDGVHVYASDGTRIGQIHLPEICANLCFGGVKRNRLFMMGSQSLYSVYVEAQGVPYF
- a CDS encoding transposase, whose protein sequence is MLLTYKYRIYPTQEQEFWLFYVLEHLRQLHNSARLNRIRAYEEGRFVSYQEQSKILTEARNRHADFKEIPQDFQNHALRRVDKAFANFQRRLKQGFNKPGFPRYRRRIRSLTFSLRKRKDKHENRVRENPIIETDTRLDRLKIPKLGEVKIRMSRPLIGDPKEVSIVKKASGWYAHISCDIGDIPKVEPTDAIAVDMGTTQYLTTSEGEPIANPKWYRNAEGLTKKHNKDLSRKQLGSKRWQKQKHKLARHHEHITNKRKDFIGKLVYKLFHHYNNNVLVSEDLQVSNMIKNKHLSKSISDASWATFFEWCASIAERDGLHYHKVNPRNTSQICSSCGVKSPKQLSLAVRTFRCANCDKAIDRDHNAARNILYRAAEALRGERWVTDL